The following DNA comes from Castor canadensis chromosome 4, mCasCan1.hap1v2, whole genome shotgun sequence.
TCTGTTCCTGGCCACCACCTGAGCTTGGGGAGTGAGATGCCTGGTGTGCATGCACCCCCGGTCGTGCCCTGGTCACACTCCTGTGCTCGTTTGTCACTTGTCTACTGTTGTCTGAGGGTGGGTCTGTCCTGTTGCGCCCAAgtgctgtgtgcatgtgtgggatTCAGCCATATCCCCAGGGGTCACCAAGTGCTCAGGGGGCCTTGGCTTCCTGCCATCTTCATAGGGCTGAGAGTGGTGACTGACAAATGGGGCCCAGGACTCTCAAGGGACTCCAAGGAGAGTTGGTGCTAGGAATGTAGTATGACTCTGTGACCAGAAAGGCCAGAGCTGCTATCCCTAGTGGTGTTCTGTGCTGGCTCAGGGGGAGGACAGCTGGTTGGTGACTGCTGAAAGGAGAGCAGCCTGATTTGTCATGTGGGACTGACATGAAGGAGAGGGTTGGGAACACTCATGCCCTAATCTGGTCCTCATCTTTCTTGGCAGACCGAGGGCACCCGGCTGCAGAAGGACCTCCGGACCTACCTGGCCTCTGTCAAAGGTAAGGGGCAGGCAGGGTAGAACTGGCTTGGGGAGCCTATGGGTGCAGAGCTGTGGAGGGGCAGCAGGGCCACATCTGCAGTGGGCATGGACGGTCAGGGGAAGGCCACaaactctctctctgtccctcagcCATGCATGAGGCCTCCAAGAAGCTGAATGAGTGTCTACAGGAGGTGTATGAGCCTGACTGGCCTGGCAGGGATGAGGCGAATAAGATCGCTGAGGTGAGTGTGGGGAGGTGGCCTTGGCCCTTTCCAGAGGGTCTTTTTGACTTTACCTCCTATCCCCCTACACTCCCACCCTCTGGGCCAAGCTTTCTTGGTTCTTCAGTACTCATATGCTGTGTTCCCTTGGGCAAGTTGCCTCCCCTTTCTGAGgatcatttttttcctgagactCTCACAGTAGATTGTGGCTGTCCCTGTGTGTAGTGACTTCAAGTCACAAAATCTCCCTTGCTACCTCCACCAGTTCTGGCTGTATCTGAACCTCGCTGTCATCCCAGGAGAGGCTTCAGGACAGAATCCACTGAGCCTCGAGGTGATGGGCCCTGGAAGGAGAGCTGTGTCATACTCTTGCTCCCTTGTTTCAGAACAATGACCTTCTGTGGATGGACTACCACCAGAAGCTGGTGGACCAGGCACTGCTGACCATGGACACCTACCTGGGCCAGTTCCCAGACATCAAGGTGAGAGCTTTCTTGGGTCTGGCCTGGAGTCTGTGAAAGGAGCTGGAGAGAGGAGAGGGCACCGGGGTTGCAGCAAAGGGAGGCTCAGGTGCAGAGGTGACTTCCTTTGGGCAGCATACGTCTGGCCTGGCACCTTGTCCCTCCAGGGCTGCTTCCTCTGCAGTCCCCCTCTCCCCCAGCTCCCAAGAACGGGATCTCCTTGTACCTTTGGGCCTGAGGGCTATGGTAGGAGGTTCCATGGTGTgtaagcgtgtgtgtgtgtgtgtgtgtgtgtgtgtgtgtgtgtgtgtgtgtcagagtgTGTAAGACCTGGGCATGCATGGCCCAAAGGTCCCCGTGTTTGCATTGTGCTTGTCTATTGCCTGCTACTGAACTTACACGTCTGGGGGTATTTGTGTTACTTCATGTTCAGAAAGCCAGCTGCCTCTGCTGAGCCCACATACAGGTATGTGCTAGCAGCTCTGTGTGTCAAGGTCTCCACTGAGGCAAGCTGGCCCCTGGGGGCTGCATCCATGGAGGCACAGGGGTCTGGAGCCCAGAAGGGTGATTGTTGTATTGGACTTGATCTCTCAGTGGGTGGGTGGGAGTGTCATGCTCACATATCTCTGGGGGCTGCCCAGTGCAGGTACCTGAGACTTCCCAGTGCAGATGAAGTAGGTTTGGGGAGGAGAAGCCAAGACCCAGGAGGCAAGGCCAAGGAAGCGGCTTGGCCCCCACCATACTGGTTTGTGCATCCTGACAAATAGGATCGTGTTGCAAGGAAACTGGGACCCTGAGGGGCATGCTGTCAAAAGGCAAGCTCTCTGCCCCCCAATTGTTCCACATCAGGGCTCCAGCAACCCTCAGATGAGCTTCTGGGCCCAGGGTTTGCTGCTCCTGACCCTCCATGTTTGTGCAGCCGGTTTCTCTGGGCCCAGCCTGATGACATCCCATCTTAGGCTCCAGACCCTGTTGACCCCGTCCTCCTGTGTCTGCTTCACAGTCACGTATTGCCAAGCGGGGACGGAAGCTGGTGGACTATGACAGCGCCCGGCACCACTACGAGTCCCTTCAAACAGCCAAAAAGAAGGATGAAGCCAAAATTGCCAAGGTGAGGGATGGAGGCAGGTTGGGGGAGTCTGCAGGCTTGGGGGTGGTGGGTGGCTAGTCCCAGGTCCCCAGCCAAGGGTGGGAATGGTGCTGGGCCCAGGGCTGGTGAGTAAAAGGTCCCTGTGGGTGCTAAGATGGGAGCTCTTCCAGCTCCTCCCTGCCCTCTACAAGCCCCTGTGTCCCACTCTGAGGCCACTTTCCAGAGTGAGAATACACCCAGCTTGGGTTTCTCTGGAGTGGCGCCGCCCTGCCTGGCGCACTGAGTGGAATTCTGTCATGGAATCTGACCCTGTCTTGTTAGAAAAAGCTGGTGGGCTGGTCACAGGGCTGGCCACATGGCCACATGGTGAGGGACGGAGGTGGGGACCCCCACATGGGCAGGACTCTGCTTGCTAGGCCCTTCTGCCCTGCTAACAACTCTCACGGTTTGTCTTTGCAGTTGGAGTTTGCCTCCCCTGCCATGTGCCCTTGGGCAGGCTCCCCTTAATTCTCTCAGCCCCAGGGCCTGCCAGGACTGGCCCCTGGAGGGGGGCTGGCTTGTCTTGTCTCTGCACTGGGCAGTGGGCTTAGTGTTTAAtatctgtgtctctgtttctctctctcacctCCCTCCTGTCTCTCCACTCTCCTTGGCCTTGATTGGCCTCCCCGCCTCCCCAGCCTGTCTCGCTGCTTGAGAAAGCTGCCCCCCAGTGGTGCCAAGGCAAACTGCAGGCTCATCTCGTAGCTCAAACTAACCTGCTCCGAAATCAGGTGACACTGGCTCTAACCTTGCACGTGCTGGCGCCTTCCGGTCTGTCGTCCTGTTGTCCTGTCCTCTTGCTGGGTGCCTGTGTGCCTAGCAGCCCCATGCTTCCCCGAGTAGGGGAGGGCTCAGTCCCTTTCTGGGGTTGGGTGGCAGAGGCCAGCCCTGAGCTGGTGGCTGCAGGGCTGTACCAGgtgtgtggggagggagggactTCTGGATGCCTTTGTGAGGATGGCTTCTGCGGTAGGGAGATCTGAGGCCAGATGTCTAGGCAGATAGAGGCAGAGGGGCTGCAGTTGACCTGGGCTAGGCACCAGGTCTGTGGTCTCGGCAGACTCCTCCCTAGTTCTGCACACTTGGAACCAGGAATGTCTTTGAGCCATCTGTACTCCTTGAGGGCttctgtgggggagggaggaggtatTAGGGCTCCTCCCCACCCTGGCATGTTCTGTCCTTCAGGTTTCCTAGAATCCCAAGGTTACCCCGAATGTACTGAGACAAACTTGCCCACAGAGGCACAGTCTCCCACATGGGCCCCAGATCTGGTCAGTGGCAGACTCAAGTTCCTGTTGTTAACCTGGTCCCTGGCTGGAACTCAGTGTGGGTGGTCCTGCCACAGCATGCCTAGGATCTGGGGCCCCAGAGGTGACTGGAGGGACCATGGGAGAACTCTACAGTCTGGCTCATGCTGAAACTGGGGATTCCTGGAAAGTCAGTTCTTTGGCAGTTTCATGGAGGACAGTGGTCCCAGGGTGGGTTGAGGGgtgcttcctggaggaggcattTTGTACAAAACTCCTGGGTCATCCCACCACCCTGGAGATAGTTCTTTTGCTCTTCTCAGTACCCTGTCTTTTGGCCACAATGTGGCCAGGGACAGCGGAGACAGTGCCCCTCAGAGGTGGGCCACAAGGCCTCCGTTCCAGTTGAACTTCCCTGTGTTTCCTGTCAGCATAGCTGCAGCCCAAAGAGAATCTGGAACCTCGTCACAGTGGGGCAGGGGCAGGCAGTGGAGGCGTGTATGACCTAGGAGGTCAGGTTTTTCCTGGGCAGCTGTCCCATTTTTCCTGGGCCACCTCCTGATTTCATCATCTGCAACCCTTATGTATCAAGTGCCTGTGAAGTGGGGAGCTCCAGCTTGTCACGGCTCGTTGCCCAATTTCTTACCTGACCAGCTGCCTGACTTCTTCTAGGCCAGGGCTAGGGACTGTAGGAGTTGAGGTTGGGGTCAGGGTGGCCTGGCTCTCTAGGGCCTGGGGAGATGGCCCTGAGGGTCTTGGAAAGGCCTGAGTCAGCTTTGGGAGGTGGAGCAGGAATGAGGGGATGGAAACCTGGAGCCAGCTTTCTgcatggtattctctggaaagctGGAATATTTTCACTGGGTGGGAGAAGCCCCCTCCCCGGGGGCGGGGGAGTAGGGCTGGGATGGGGCCTGCCTGCTGCTTTTAGGCTCCTGAGATAAATGTGGTTGGGGAGCATGCTGGGAGGCCCCTGCTCCATCCTGGGAAGCAGCACAGGTGGCCAAGGCCATGACCACATCTTGGGATGCTGGGCTCCAGATGTTTCACCTTTCTGCCAGACTGGCTTTTCCTCTTGGCTCCTGTTTCTACTTGAGCCTATCCTCCTCCCTGTGCCTGGCTGGAAGCTGGGTGACTTTGGAGTGGTCCATATTAGCCGTGACTGTGAGCTGGGCACTTGGGGCCCTGGAGCTGACCTTCTGGTGGACTGGACTCTGGGGAGACAGTGCATTCTGTCCAGGCTGCTTTCCAGGAGCTGACCTGCTCCATGTGCTGCCTGAACTGGTTCCGAAGTACTCTACACAGGCAGCTGCCTCCTGAGCTCTACCCGAGGACCCAGGCTGGTCTCCCTTCACTTGGCTCTGTAGTCTGTCAGCATGTAAGGGGTCATGGGAGCTGCAAGGCCTCCCCCACCCTCAGcagcccttcccttccctccaaaAGAGTCAGAATGTAAGGAATGTGACCCAAAGACAATAAAAGACACAGGCCCTAGCTTCTGGGAGCTTTGAAATGGACCTGCCCTATTCTTTGTAGTGTGGCTTGGACCTGTGAATAGGACCTGGGGCCCATAGTCTCCAGCCTGATCCATTCCAAGAGAGGCATGCATGTTTAGATAgacttttttctccttctattccacctttaagttttaatttgaatttaaaagGTCAGAAAAGGAGCACTGCACACTGTAGCAATACTGGAGGTGACTGTAGTTAAAAGTGTGGAGGCCCTCCTCCAGCTCCACCCCCAGGTCACCAAGGACACTCTTGCTATGTACACTTGAGCTGGTCCTGGTCCCTGAAGCTGGGTGGAAGAGCTGACGGGTATAGAGAAATAGTGTGTACTCTGGCCAGCTGGTGGCCTTGCCAAGAAGGGACCCCAGTCTCAGCCTGAGAATGTGAAGCAGCTGGCAGGAAGTTTTCTCCTGGGTGGGGCTACCACATTCCTGGGATATGACTCAGACTTGAGCCTGAGTCACCCCCCTGAGCCACTCTCCCTAGCTGTGGCCTCCAGAAATGAGCCAGCAGATCCCTTCTGGCCCCTGGCGTATCTGTGACTCACCCCTCTGGAAGGGTTCTGGGACCTAGCTCCACCGCCTGGTGGATGTGAGCAGCCTGGAGAGATGAGAAGCAGGGTGGGAAACAGGGCCACCAGCAGCCCAGCCCCACCCCCTTCACCCGTAACCCCTCTGCCTTTCCTAGAGGTGTCTGAGCTGCTGCCTCTGGTTGGGATAGGTCACAGAGGAGTTGGTGGGAAAGACTGCTTCATGGAGACAGAGGGAGGCTGGTGGCCCAGGCTGAGCAGGCGCTATCCTTAAGAAAGGGGGCAGTAGCACTTACATAGGGGTCAGTGGGTAGTGGTTCAGAGAGCTGTGTCAGGACTGGCACTTCTCCCAAGCGAGTTCACGGAAGTGGGTAGGGGTCTGGTACCTGTACCTCAGGCATGTGGTGGAGGCTGGCCTTCTTGGTGGGCCTGGGCTCTCCGGGGCTGTCTGGGACTGGGATCCAAAGAGGGTTGTGACCTATCCTGCCCCATAGGCAGAGGAGGAGCTCATCAAAGCGCAGAAGGTGTTTGAGGAGATGAATGTGGACTTACAGGAGGAGCTGCCATCCCTGTGGAACAGGTGAGGGGAGGAGGGGCCCCCTGTGCCTGCCCTGTGTATCGTgcccctgccttcccctcccagGTTTGTGGTCACACACACGGTGTCTGGTTTATACCATTTTTCCCTCCTCTGGCAGTCGTGTAGGTTTCTATGTCAACACGTTCCAGAGCATCGCAGGCCTGGAGGAAAACTTCCACAAAGAAATGAGTAAGGTAGGCTGGGGTGACCTGGGGCCTAGCCAAGACCCACTTCCCTGTGGGGATGGGACACTGGTGACTGTGGTGACCCCTGTGAGCCCCAGCTGAAAGGGCTGGGGAGCGTAGCCAACCCCTCTCAGTTTGTAAAACATGGCCTGTAAACATCAGGCCACCCTGATCTGGGAACTCAGGGCTAGAAATGGGGGCCGTTTCCCAATCTGTGGGAAATGTAGTAAGAAAGATATTAGaattttctcaatttaaaaatgttctccTGCATTTCTTGAGACATTGAAATAGTTCTGCTTTATTGCCTGGAATCTGGCAGAAGAAGAGGTCTGATCAATTCACATTTCCATGTtggattattttcatttcaactaACTAGCAGTTAAAATGGGGAGTTATTTAATGTCAGCCTCTGTGTTCCATAGGGTAGGTGGCTCTGACTTTGTCTCTTGGGCCCAAAGGAATGAGATGGTGATGATGGATTCTAGGCCCAGGACCAGAGGAGGAAAAGCCAGTTTGGGCTGATTCACAACCCTGAGTAGGGATTCCTACATTTtagagcctctctttgttcctgtTTTCCCTTCAAAGATTTGAGGAAACTTacgaaaattttaaaaaatagaggtgTTTTAGTAACCTTATGTAAAATTAGTCCATGGAAATATGTACCATAAGGCAGAGTTGTGTGTAAGTGGGAGGAAAATTCAGCTTTGAGCTTCCTAGTGACCAAACTAAGGAGGGAAATAGTCTCAGTAATGAGAACCAGGAAGTGATGGGCTAAACTTCCTCTCTTTCCTATGCTTTTGGTGAAATTTCTACAGTATCTTGGCAAAAGTTATCTTAAGAGTTAGGATCAATAGTGAGTCTgtgaaaataatttctaagaaaaaaaattgagaccaGTACAAGCTGTCTGTGGTATTCTAGGATATTCCTGTAAGTAGAGAGAAGAGGAAACAATAACGGCTAGCAGTACAGCCCGCTCCTCCCATGTTCCACTCTGCTTGGTTTGCCTGGGTTTCGTGTGCTGTTCTCAGCTCTTACTGACAGGGCCAGTGAGGCTGGGAGAGGGAGAAGCAGAGGTGTTTCTGCGGAAAGTGTGGCTGTTTGGTGACCTTGGAGTCTTCCACCTGCTACTTCCTGCTGTCCCTTCTGCAGCTCAACCAGAACCTCAACGATGTGCTGGTCTGCCTGGAGAAGCAGCACGGGAGCAATACCTTCACAGTCAAGGCCCAGCCCAGGTGTGTAAAGTGCTCACAGGTGGGGAGGGTATGGTAAGAGTGGGTCTGCAACATATTGACACCCTGCTGGACCTTTCCTGGTCCCATGGCTTGGCTCTGGGCTCTGGTCCAGGAGGCAGGCCAGGCCAGATCACTGTTTTTGACATCTCTGCCCCTGGGAAGCCTTCAGGTCTCTCAGAAGGCCTCCCTCTTCCTTTATGGAGCACGAGTCACCAAGGTGGAGGTGGAACTCAGCTTCTGGGAAGCCAGAAGGCCTCAATCAGGATGTGCACAGAGCCCTGGCATCTATCCTGCCTGCCCCCTCAGAGGCAGCTGCCAGGACATCCCTCTGTCCTGAGGGGAGACCACGGGACGAGCAGAAATGCCTTCTGCTGAAATGTCTTTTGGCTGAGGACAGGGGAAATAGGGAAGggatttccctttctctctgggtgtgcgtgtgcatgtgcgtgtgtgtgtggaaagagagacacagagacaatATATGACTGTGTGTTTGTGAGAGTGTGAATGCAGATGAGTGTGTACATGAGTATGTGAATAGGTGTATATGAGTGGGTGTGTATGGGGTGTGTGAATATATATGGGGTGTATATGTATGCAATGTGTGTATTGTGGGTTGAGTGAGTATATATGGGCAATGTGTGTTGCTGGGGTGAGTGTACATGGGTGTGTGTATACTAGGGTGTATggggagtgtgagtgtgtgtgtgagtgtacatgGGGTGTAGGCGTGCATGGCAATGTGTGTGAGAGCATATATGGAGGTGTGTACACATGCTCATGTCATGACAGAATGCTGAGTGGGGTGATTGAAAGTGTTTTAGGGGGTAACTGGGTTGCCCTGGACTAAAgattttaatgaatgttattactcctcttcctcccccacgTCCCCCTCAAAAACCACGTGTGACAGAGAAGAGTCCACAGGTGTCCAGAGGCAGCATGAGggtttgggggtgtgtgtgtaatAAGGCCAAAAAGTGAGTCTGAGGACACCAGGGAGGGAAGTGCCCAGGCTGGGTAGGGAGGTGTGGTGTCAGGGAAGTTCAACTGTTTCCATAGGAAAGGGGTccaagggaagaggagaggaagtggAGGCTGCTGACCCCGCTTTCCACTAGCGCTTCCACCGTGTGACCTGGCTCGCCTAGTGGCATCCTCATCAGGGTTACACACTGGCCTCTTCCTGGCACTCTGGCCCACAGGCTGGACATCTGTCCACTGCCCTCCTAGAGCCTGTGGGCCCTGTCACACCTAGGCACCTTGCAGGTGCAGGGCAGGCTGAGCACAGACCAGGCTGGTTAGGGGAGGCTTTTGCCCTTCGCCCTCCTCTGCACAGAAGGGATGGCGAATATGGGAGAGGAGGGGCCTAGCCTGCACCTGGCATTTGCCACATATGAGGCCTCCATGTCCCATCCATCtgcacagaaagaaaactaaactCTTCTCCCGGCTGCGCAGAAAGAAGAACAGGTATCTCTGCGTGCAGTGCAGTGCTGCCTGGGTCTCAGCACCCCGCCTGCCCATGCATGTGCCCTCACCAGCTGGAAGGGCCCACTAACTCCTAACCACCCGCCTAAGTGTGGAGTTGCTCAGGACCAGCTGTGTGACGTGTGTAGGAGGGGCCTGAGGACCAGGGGGCTGCCAGGGAAGGAGCAGGTGCAGGGCAGGCATCTGAGACCCCCGCCCAGCGTAGCACAGGGCTGTGTGCATGGTGTCCAGCCCGGGCTGCCATCCAACCACCAGTGCACTCACAAGGGGAAAGGTAGTGGGCCAGAAGACCTGGGAGGAATCAGGAAGGGGAAGCCACATGTGGAATAAATCCCCTGGGGCACACCATGTTTTATGTTCCTTTGTATTCTTCAGGGAGGCAAATGCATTTCCATGAATGCATGGAATCCATGGAGCTTCAAACAAGACCAGCTCCAATTATGTCACCAGTTCACGTCATCCTTGTGAATTAGCACTCAGTCACCTATGTGGCTCTTAAGTACTTGAAATGTGGCCAATGTGACCAGGGAGTTAACTTGtagtattaattaatttaaatgacATAGATCCCTGGCTGATGACTACTCTATCACATGGAGTTATTCTAGAACTGCCTTATGCAACCTCTGTCCCTGCATACCCAGTGGCTCCTGTGCACACTCCAGGCCCTGTGTGTTCTCAAGTGGACATGCAGCTAAGGACCATGTCTTTTTATCTGGCAGCTGACACCAATCTGTCATGAAGCCACTGCTCTTTGCTTGTGCTGGCTCTGCCCTGGGCCTCCAGTGGTTTCTGATATTTCTCCGGGGTGTGTGGACAGGGAGCTGAGGGGACCATGAGAGTAAAGGTCTGGAGACAGTGAGGGTGGCCGTGATGGGCTGTGGTCTGTCTGAGTTGGTGGGTGGAGATAGGTGAGGAGGCCGTCTAGAGGCCTGTGGGGTAAATTGGGGTGCAGCCTGAGTGGAAGGGCTGCCGTGTGCAGTAGGGGAGACTTACTTTGCCTCTAGGATGTCTGGCTTGCTTGTGCTGTGACCCCTGGCATAGACAGGGCAGAGTTTGATGAAACACATGGCGAGGCAGAGGCTCCCAGGGCACAGGCCTCCAGCCTGCAGTCCTGGCTGGTGCCTCCAAGGCCTGTGCATGTCCTGGTCCCTTCATTCCCACCCTTTTCATACACACAGCTTCACACATGGGTTCACggggacacacatgcacacatactttCATGTGGATCCATGGGCTTACGTATCCACACATGTAGTTTCACATGTGAATCCACAGgacgcacacacatacatgctttCATACATGGGTCCGTGGGGTGGGGcttgcacatgcacacatgtaattCCCCACAGGCATCCTCAGTGGCACCTTCATGTGCACAATCCCATCCTGACATTGGGTTCCTTTTCTTGTTCTGCCTCCACAGCGACAATGCCCCTGCAAAAGGGAACAAGAGCCCGTCACCTCCACCAGATGgctcccctgccaccacccctgAGATCAGAGTGAACCATGAAACAGAGCCGGCTAGCGGGGCTACAGCCGGGGCCACCATCCCCAAGTCCCCGTCTCAGGTAGGCATGATGTCTCCGTGGTctgtcccttccccttcctcctactTTGTTGTCCTTCCTACCTCCTCCTCTGTCATCCGCTGCGGTGACCTGGACAGATTTGGAGCCAGAGGCTTTGTTCATGGGAGGCTGGTCCTGGATCTCCGCTTCTGAGCATCCAGGCTAGTTCACTGGCCCTGGTCCACTTCAGGGAGTTTCTGTGCCTGTCCCCTCCCCAAATGTCCTACACCTGTCCCCCCACTGCAgcacctcccccttccctctctccctggcCTTTAGCTGCTTGATTCTTTCCCCatcttctttcctcctcagacagaCGTTCTGGGCCCTCAGCGCACAGAGCATCCAGACTCTGCAGGTGGAGGCAAGGGGAGGCGCCTGCCTCTTCTCTCTGGCAGGGGCTGAGGAGCCCCACCAAGTGGCTGTGTAGGACCATGAAAGGGACCCAGGAAGGACTCAGTGAGGGAGTGTGGGGGTGGCTGATGGGGACAGGCCTGGGCCTCCAGACTCTTCTGTGTTGCCTTTCGAGGCCCTTCAGTTTCCAGCAGAGGCCCTGGGAGGGGGCAGCCAGGTGGGACCGAAGGGGATGAGCACTCTTGGTATTTTATGCTGTTGGTCTATTCCATGGCTGATTGGAGGACCATGCTAAGGGCAGTGACGAGAGCCTGCACCTGTTTGTCCACTTGCTGAGTCCTCCCCACTGCCCTGTGCAGTGGAAGCTGTCAGAATCTGCACTGACCAGGTTCAGCATTGTGAGACCCGCCTGAGGTTCTTGCCTGCTGTGCATGGGCCTGGCTCTTTGCTGTCCTGGGGCTCCTGGGCAGCCTGACTcaaggaggtggagggagggcCTGTGGAAGGTCAGAGGTGGGCAGGAGAAGCAGCCCTGACTGTCTCTGAGCTAAGAGTTACCGTCCAGGTAGATGAGGCAGGCTCTCCCCAAGTGTGCCTCAGGTGGGAGGAGGCTGGAGGTTGCTCTGCCTTTgtgttttccttcctctcctctttcacttgtctcccttcccctctttctcctttttttctgcaGTGTTTCTGTAcctcctgccttggtctcccTCCTGGGGTTGACCTGTGGTCCTGTCTGGGGACAGTGACTCTTCATTTGCCTTGTCTTCCTCAGTGGCCTGGGTGGGGCTGTGACTGGGGTGTGACTAACTGTGGCTTTGTCtctgtctcccccacccccatgctcTGCTGTGCCTCCCACGCCACCCCCCTCACAGCTCCGGAAAGGCCCACCTGTCCCTCCGCCTCCCAAACACACCCCGTCCAAGGAGGTCAAGCAGGAGCAGATCCTCAGCCTGTTTGATGACGCATTTGTCCCCGAGATCAGCGTGACCACCCCCTCCCAGGTCAGCCGCGGCCACCGCGGCCCAGTCTTCTTCCCCCTCTTGCTCTCTTGGAACGTGCATGGTATTCATCTTCCATCACATGCCCCGTGCTTCTGTCTCAAGAGCCAAGAATGTGGCCAGAGAGATTGGCCTGAGCCTCCCTCTTTAatcatccatccctccatcctccCATCCTTCATCTTTCCGCACCATTTGTCACTCATCCCTGAGCATGCGCTGTGGTCAGATGCAGGGACACAGGTGAAAGGTGTCTGTAATGGCCTACTGTGTGACTGATGCTGTACGGGGAGCATGGAGGCTGGGGGAAGTCAGGTGCACTAGTCAAGTACCAGTGCAGGCGATGTTTGCCCAGAGGCTACCCACAGAGACAGTGCTTTAGCCAGAGGGAGCTGAGATAGGCCAGGAGAATGAGAGGTAGGCTCATGGTGGCTGAAGTGATACAGCTGGGTAGCAGTGAGGGAAGTCAGCTGGAACACTGTTGGGACTTGCACAAAGACTTCAGCTCACAGGACTGCTGCTCATAAATGCCCTGAGAAGCGTGTCATGCCCCCCACAGATAGGCAAGAGGGGCCTGCACTCAGGGTGGAAGCATCTCCTGTTAGCCCCCAGCCCCCGTCTGGGCAGACACATTGTCTGCCCAGCTAGCTCAGGGGCAAATGAGCTTCCGGACACACACTGAGAACTTTCCTCCTGCAGGGCCTTGCTCACCTTTTGTGGAAGTAGTGAGTCCAGGTACCTTGGGGTTACCTGGTCCTGCCTGGGAGCTCTGCGTCCAGCAGGCTCCTATGCACAAGCCCAGAGAcctggagggaaggaagagggttgGAGCGCATGAGTGTGGGAGGGGTGGGGCCTCCATGGAAGAACTTTGGGTTGGAACCAAGGGACTTTAAATACTAGGCTGCTTGAGGAGGTGGGCAGGTGGCCCTTTCAGAGGTCCAGAGGTGTACAGCCTCTGCCGGAAAGTGGCACTGGAATGTGTAGGAATAGCAGTGTGGGAAAGGAGCTGATGGCCTCCAGGGCGGCTGCTGGGGGTCCTCCTTGCCTGCCCAAGC
Coding sequences within:
- the Bin1 gene encoding myc box-dependent-interacting protein 1 isoform X6, with the protein product MHGKCVMSVGAADGPGFPALSPIQACATDLLIQLLLSYSLSPCCVRLLLDSQQPCFSNLSVLQKLGKADETKDEQFEQCVQNFNKQLTEGTRLQKDLRTYLASVKAMHEASKKLNECLQEVYEPDWPGRDEANKIAENNDLLWMDYHQKLVDQALLTMDTYLGQFPDIKSRIAKRGRKLVDYDSARHHYESLQTAKKKDEAKIAKPVSLLEKAAPQWCQGKLQAHLVAQTNLLRNQAEEELIKAQKVFEEMNVDLQEELPSLWNSRVGFYVNTFQSIAGLEENFHKEMSKLNQNLNDVLVCLEKQHGSNTFTVKAQPRKKTKLFSRLRRKKNSDNAPAKGNKSPSPPPDGSPATTPEIRVNHETEPASGATAGATIPKSPSQLRKGPPVPPPPKHTPSKEVKQEQILSLFDDAFVPEISVTTPSQFEAPGPFSEQASLLDLDFDPLPPVASPVKVPTPSGQPIPWDLWEPAEASEVAGGTQPAAGAQEPGERAASEAASSSLPAVVVETFSATVNGTVEGSSGAGRLDLPPGFMFKVQAQHDYTATDTDELQLKAGDVVLVIPFQNPEEQDEGWLMGVKESDWNEHKELEKCRGVFPENFTERVQ
- the Bin1 gene encoding myc box-dependent-interacting protein 1 isoform X13, whose product is MHGKCVMSVGAADGPGFPALSPIQACATDLLIQLLLSYSLSPCCVRLLLDSQQPCFSNLSVLQKLGKADETKDEQFEQCVQNFNKQLTEGTRLQKDLRTYLASVKAMHEASKKLNECLQEVYEPDWPGRDEANKIAENNDLLWMDYHQKLVDQALLTMDTYLGQFPDIKSRIAKRGRKLVDYDSARHHYESLQTAKKKDEAKIAKPVSLLEKAAPQWCQGKLQAHLVAQTNLLRNQAEEELIKAQKVFEEMNVDLQEELPSLWNSRVGFYVNTFQSIAGLEENFHKEMSKLNQNLNDVLVCLEKQHGSNTFTVKAQPRKKTKLFSRLRRKKNSDNAPAKGNKSPSPPPDGSPATTPEIRVNHETEPASGATAGATIPKSPSQLRKGPPVPPPPKHTPSKEVKQEQILSLFDDAFVPEISVTTPSQSSLPAVVVETFSATVNGTVEGSSGAGRLDLPPGFMFKVQAQHDYTATDTDELQLKAGDVVLVIPFQNPEEQDEGWLMGVKESDWNEHKELEKCRGVFPENFTERVQ
- the Bin1 gene encoding myc box-dependent-interacting protein 1 isoform X20 is translated as MAEMGSKGVTAGKIASNVQKKLTRAQEKVLQKLGKADETKDEQFEQCVQNFNKQLTEGTRLQKDLRTYLASVKAMHEASKKLNECLQEVYEPDWPGRDEANKIAENNDLLWMDYHQKLVDQALLTMDTYLGQFPDIKSRIAKRGRKLVDYDSARHHYESLQTAKKKDEAKIAKAEEELIKAQKVFEEMNVDLQEELPSLWNSRVGFYVNTFQSIAGLEENFHKEMSKLNQNLNDVLVCLEKQHGSNTFTVKAQPRKKTKLFSRLRRKKNSDNAPAKGNKSPSPPPDGSPATTPEIRVNHETEPASGATAGATIPKSPSQPAEASEVAGGTQPAAGAQEPGERAASEAASSSLPAVVVETFSATVNGTVEGSSGAGRLDLPPGFMFKVQAQHDYTATDTDELQLKAGDVVLVIPFQNPEEQDEGWLMGVKESDWNEHKELEKCRGVFPENFTERVQ
- the Bin1 gene encoding myc box-dependent-interacting protein 1 isoform X24: MAEMGSKGVTAGKIASNVQKKLTRAQEKVLQKLGKADETKDEQFEQCVQNFNKQLTEGTRLQKDLRTYLASVKAMHEASKKLNECLQEVYEPDWPGRDEANKIAENNDLLWMDYHQKLVDQALLTMDTYLGQFPDIKSRIAKRGRKLVDYDSARHHYESLQTAKKKDEAKIAKAEEELIKAQKVFEEMNVDLQEELPSLWNSRVGFYVNTFQSIAGLEENFHKEMSKLNQNLNDVLVCLEKQHGSNTFTVKAQPSDNAPAKGNKSPSPPPDGSPATTPEIRVNHETEPASGATAGATIPKSPSQSSLPAVVVETFSATVNGTVEGSSGAGRLDLPPGFMFKVQAQHDYTATDTDELQLKAGDVVLVIPFQNPEEQDEGWLMGVKESDWNEHKELEKCRGVFPENFTERVQ
- the Bin1 gene encoding myc box-dependent-interacting protein 1 isoform X18 is translated as MAEMGSKGVTAGKIASNVQKKLTRAQEKVLQKLGKADETKDEQFEQCVQNFNKQLTEGTRLQKDLRTYLASVKAMHEASKKLNECLQEVYEPDWPGRDEANKIAENNDLLWMDYHQKLVDQALLTMDTYLGQFPDIKSRIAKRGRKLVDYDSARHHYESLQTAKKKDEAKIAKAEEELIKAQKVFEEMNVDLQEELPSLWNSRVGFYVNTFQSIAGLEENFHKEMSKLNQNLNDVLVCLEKQHGSNTFTVKAQPSDNAPAKGNKSPSPPPDGSPATTPEIRVNHETEPASGATAGATIPKSPSQLRKGPPVPPPPKHTPSKEVKQEQILSLFDDAFVPEISVTTPSQPAEASEVAGGTQPAAGAQEPGERAASEAASSSLPAVVVETFSATVNGTVEGSSGAGRLDLPPGFMFKVQAQHDYTATDTDELQLKAGDVVLVIPFQNPEEQDEGWLMGVKESDWNEHKELEKCRGVFPENFTERVQ